In one Drosophila albomicans strain 15112-1751.03 chromosome X, ASM965048v2, whole genome shotgun sequence genomic region, the following are encoded:
- the LOC117577385 gene encoding probable cytochrome P450 4s3, with amino-acid sequence MNTLALIAFALWALFMRYLPHILRFLQLQRFSKTLPGPSIGELIANVKKGEILNWLKELRERHGPVFRIWFGKDLMVFFTTPEDIKQLLGNNSLLQKSRNYELVQPWLGKGLLTNGGESWHRRRKLLTPAFHFRILSEFKEPMEENCRILVSRLKQHATDGKPFDIYPYITLFALDAICETAMGIKKHAQMQSDSEYVRAVQTICHILHRQSFSFWQRFNVLFRFSEAGRTRNAALKVLHEETYRVINMRRKQLQEQQLKEEEQKSASEADNDVGGKRRLAFLDMLLLSQLEGGGSELSDVDIREEVDTFMFEGHDTTSSAIAFAISLLSKHAAVQQRVYEEAVELEGREKESMPYLEAVIKETLRLYPSVPFFSRKVHEDLSVGKLTIPKGASVSCLIYMLHRDPVSFPDPERFDPDRFYLNEQQLHPFAFAAFSAGPRNCIGQKFAMLELKCSLSMLLRHYQFLPVADHQPNPLAELVMKSGNGIKVCIKARS; translated from the exons ATGAATACGTTGGCATTGATTGCGTTCGCCTTGTGGGCGCTTTTCATGCGCTACTTGCCGCACATTTTGCGCTTCTTGCAGCTGCAACGATTTAGCAAAACCTTGCCGGGTCCCAGCATTGGCGAGCTAATAGCGAATGTCAAAAAGGGTG AGATCCTCAATTGGCTGAAAGAGTTGCGAGAGCGACATGGTCCGGTATTTCGCATTTGGTTCGGCAAGGATCTGATGGTGTTCTTCACCACGCCCGAGGACATTAAACAGCTGCTGGGCAACAATTCGCTGCTGCAAAAGTCACGCAACTACGAGTTAGTCCAGCCCTGGTTGGGCAAAGGTCTTCTCACCAACGGCGGAGAATCTTGGCATCGTCGTCGCAAGCTCTTGACACCTGCGTTTCATTTTCGCATACTCAGCGAATTCAAGGAGCCCATGGAGGAGAATTGTCGCATCCTTGTGAGTCGATTGAAGCAGCATGCCACAGATGGCAAACCCTTTGATATCTATCCGTACATCACGCTCTTTGCCCTCGATGCCATCTGTGAGACGGCGATGGGCATCAAGAAGCACGCTCAAATGCAAAGCGATTCGGAATATGTGCGTGCGGTGCAAAC CATATGCCACATCTTACATCGCCAGAGTTTCTCGTTCTGGCAGCGTTTCAATGTGCTCTTCCGCTTCTCGGAAGCGGGTCGCACACGCAACGCCGCCTTGAAGGTGCTGCACGAGGAAACCTATCGTGTGATCAACATGCGACGCAAGCAGTTGCAGGAGCAGCAACTCAAGGAGGAGGAACAAAAGTCTGCCTCGGAGGCAGACAATGATGTCGGGGGCAAGCGACGTTTGGCCTTCCTGgatatgctgctgctgtcacagCTTGAAGGAGGCGGCTCCGAGTTGAGCGATGTCGATATACGCGAAGAGGTCGACACGTTCATGTTTGAGGGACACGACACCACGAGTTCGGCCATCGCATTCGCCATCAGTTTGCTGTCGAAGCACGCGGCTGTCCAGCAACGTGTCTACGAAGAGGCCGTCGAGCTGGAGGGCAGGGAAAAGGAATCGATGCCGTATCTCGAGGCGGTAATCAAGGAGACGTTGCGTCTGTATCCCTCGGTGCCGTTCTTTTCACGTAAAGTCCACGAGGACTTGAGTGTCGGCAAGCTCACGATACCCAAAGGGGCTTCGGTCAGCTGTCTCATCTATATGCTGCATCGCGATCCTGTCAGTTTTCCCGATCCCGAACGCTTCGATCCCGATCGTTTCTATCTCAACGAACAGCAACTGCATCCGTTTGCCTTTGCCGCCTTTAGCGCTGGACCGCGAAATTGTATTGGGCAAAAGTTTGCCATGCTCGAGCTGAAATGTTCGCTCTCGATGCTGTTGCGTCATTATCAATTCCTGCCCGTTGCCGATCATCAGCCCAATCCTTTGGCCGAGCTCGTCATGAAGAGCGGCAATGGCATCAAAGTCTGCATCAAGGCGCGCAGTTAA